The Nocardia arthritidis genome has a window encoding:
- a CDS encoding tyrosine-type recombinase/integrase, with the protein MAHIDDRWWRPKRDEDGKVIVNGRGKPVMEKTELYGRGLRYRVRYIDPDGVERSKSFGDREKKKADNFLIEVESDKREGKYVDPRAATKKFRQQAENWYKGQSPDPATREILRSRLERQIYPKLGDLTFKKIEKPSTIRDWLGWLDEQGLSDNYKTALFTIVSSVCEAAVEDRVIRQNPCKAKTIRRPTSNSPKIVVWHEDRLHMVMTGLGHRFQIAAELGSGAGLRQGEILGFSPDDVDRERKVIRVERQIKTVKGIMMFALPKGGKTREVPVADDLLDSIDGHGNAYPAVPVTLPWGKPDGESVTVLLLITGENGRVYTGDLFTKVVWQKAFRTAGLEYRKRADGMHALRHLFASRLLADGCSIKELAEYLGHWDPGFTLRTYTHLVPSSYQRARAAIQRMFERRPESLTAWRRPDESQQAVPEHPPIEKNSA; encoded by the coding sequence ATGGCGCACATCGATGACCGGTGGTGGCGTCCGAAGCGTGATGAGGATGGCAAGGTTATCGTCAACGGTCGCGGTAAACCGGTGATGGAGAAGACCGAGCTGTACGGCCGTGGTTTGCGCTACCGGGTTCGCTATATCGATCCGGATGGCGTTGAGCGTTCGAAGTCGTTCGGGGACCGCGAGAAGAAGAAGGCTGACAACTTCCTCATTGAGGTCGAATCCGACAAGCGCGAAGGCAAGTACGTCGATCCGCGCGCGGCGACCAAGAAGTTTCGGCAACAGGCCGAGAACTGGTACAAGGGTCAGTCGCCGGACCCAGCCACTCGGGAGATCCTCCGTAGTCGTCTCGAACGTCAGATTTATCCGAAGCTGGGTGATCTGACGTTCAAGAAGATTGAGAAGCCGTCGACCATTCGTGATTGGCTTGGCTGGCTGGACGAACAGGGTCTGTCGGATAACTACAAGACCGCGTTGTTCACGATCGTGTCGTCGGTGTGTGAGGCTGCGGTCGAGGATCGAGTAATTCGCCAGAACCCTTGCAAGGCAAAGACTATTCGGCGGCCGACATCGAACAGCCCGAAAATCGTTGTGTGGCACGAGGATCGGCTACACATGGTGATGACTGGGCTCGGTCATCGGTTTCAGATTGCCGCCGAACTCGGTAGTGGCGCTGGACTTCGCCAGGGCGAGATTTTGGGTTTCTCCCCCGATGATGTTGACCGCGAGAGGAAAGTGATCAGGGTTGAACGGCAGATCAAGACCGTAAAGGGCATCATGATGTTCGCGCTTCCGAAGGGCGGCAAGACTCGCGAGGTGCCCGTAGCCGATGATCTCTTGGATTCGATCGATGGCCACGGGAACGCGTATCCGGCGGTCCCGGTGACGCTGCCATGGGGGAAGCCTGACGGTGAATCGGTGACGGTTCTGCTGTTGATAACCGGTGAGAATGGCCGTGTCTATACCGGGGATCTGTTCACAAAAGTCGTGTGGCAGAAAGCATTTCGTACCGCAGGGTTGGAGTACCGTAAGCGCGCCGACGGCATGCACGCACTGCGGCACCTGTTCGCGTCGCGTCTGCTCGCGGACGGCTGCTCGATCAAGGAACTCGCCGAATATCTCGGTCACTGGGATCCGGGGTTCACGCTGCGCACTTATACGCACCTGGTCCCGTCCAGCTACCAACGTGCCCGTGCGGCGATTCAGAGGATGTTCGAGCGACGGCCTGAGTCCCTGACGGCCTGGAGACGGCCTGACGAGAGCCAACAAGCGGTGCCCGAACATCCTCCGATCGAGAAAAACAGCGCTTGA
- a CDS encoding DNA cytosine methyltransferase translates to MSRRPRLLDLCCKAGGAAMGYHAAGFDVVGVDIEPQPNYPFEFHRADAIEFLTEHGHEFDAVHASPPCQAYSPLRALSPDRTYPDLIAAVRVSLDISGRPYVIENVMSAPLARTRSITLCGAMFGLRTYRHRRFESRVPLRAPTHPRHDVPTATRRRRERWAQGWNISVTGDVGRYVGPAAMGIDWMTGDELCQAIPPAYTEHIGQQLLTHLTDPTGEQLTLFDTTMERAA, encoded by the coding sequence ATGAGCCGCAGGCCGCGACTGCTCGACTTATGCTGCAAGGCTGGTGGCGCCGCGATGGGCTACCACGCCGCGGGATTCGATGTCGTTGGCGTCGATATCGAGCCACAACCGAACTACCCCTTCGAGTTCCACCGCGCCGACGCGATCGAATTCCTCACCGAACACGGTCACGAGTTCGACGCGGTACACGCCTCCCCACCCTGTCAGGCGTACAGCCCGCTGCGCGCGCTTTCCCCGGACCGGACATACCCGGACCTGATCGCCGCGGTCCGGGTCTCGCTCGACATCTCCGGACGCCCCTACGTCATCGAGAACGTCATGTCCGCCCCGCTGGCACGGACGCGGTCGATCACCTTGTGCGGCGCCATGTTCGGGCTACGCACCTATCGGCATCGCCGTTTCGAGTCCCGTGTTCCGTTACGGGCGCCGACGCATCCACGGCATGATGTGCCGACCGCGACACGACGGCGTCGGGAACGCTGGGCGCAGGGCTGGAACATCTCGGTCACCGGGGACGTGGGCCGCTACGTCGGTCCGGCCGCGATGGGCATCGACTGGATGACCGGTGACGAACTGTGCCAAGCGATCCCACCCGCCTACACCGAACACATTGGCCAGCAACTACTTACACACCTCACCGACCCGACCGGTGAACAACTCACCCTCTTCGACACCACCATGGAGAGGGCCGCGTGA
- a CDS encoding helix-turn-helix transcriptional regulator — protein sequence MELPDDRLWTVEEVSYFLGVPVKTLYQWKWLGEGPPVRKMGRHLRYNPVKVRAWADQADEAA from the coding sequence ATGGAACTACCGGATGATCGACTGTGGACTGTGGAGGAAGTCTCGTACTTCCTCGGCGTGCCGGTGAAAACGCTCTACCAGTGGAAGTGGTTGGGTGAGGGACCACCGGTTCGGAAGATGGGGCGTCACCTGCGGTACAACCCGGTCAAGGTGCGCGCGTGGGCTGATCAAGCCGATGAGGCTGCCTGA
- a CDS encoding replication initiator: MTDPQSGKPVRETAADRRAKPSFLEIAQTTAEKFGVCKRPVPMRVEDPKTWTVSYIATPCKSTIASVCPACAAQARYVRMTQCREGWHLDHEPVQEKREPSEWQRELLTARADLVDGYHKATAAGDEELAAGFVEVIQDIDAELRETGVRGPLPPLEPRPRKRRTRSTRRRQDVPDLPRKTVSRNTIRDAYAGGHRPGMLITLTMPSYGRINRDGARDADGKVCSDGSPCRPQDYDYTRAARDIVHVGRLFDRWIQNMRRAVGRDLQYFAVVEPQRRGAPHLHVLIRTDLPRELVVKVTEATYHQVWWPHFDHEVYTSANMPVWDEKVGTFVDPRTHRPLTGWDAALDAMDAVDVLEPAHEVRFGVQIDPRHIRGVIAGEQADKAIRYVTKYLTKSIAEIVEPQSVRAAEHYDRLHAELCHTPCSPRCGVWLRYGIVPKGATAKTIPGRCRGKAHRRDTLGLPGRRVLVSRRWTGKTLPDHRADRTEFVRQLLAAVGISKPDTTHLRITPVEPGDQHCPPREHLITAAIAQRTRDRAEYLNALLAASPPGTQEHSAIEKAA; the protein is encoded by the coding sequence GTGACCGACCCGCAGAGCGGCAAGCCTGTTCGGGAGACGGCGGCCGACCGTCGCGCCAAGCCGTCGTTCCTGGAGATCGCCCAAACTACGGCCGAGAAGTTCGGGGTGTGCAAGCGGCCGGTCCCGATGCGGGTGGAAGACCCGAAAACCTGGACCGTGTCCTACATCGCGACGCCGTGCAAGTCCACGATCGCCTCGGTGTGCCCGGCGTGCGCCGCGCAAGCCCGCTACGTGCGGATGACCCAATGCCGCGAGGGCTGGCATCTCGATCACGAACCGGTGCAGGAGAAGCGGGAACCGTCTGAGTGGCAACGTGAATTGCTCACCGCCCGAGCCGATCTCGTCGACGGCTACCACAAGGCCACGGCAGCCGGGGACGAAGAACTCGCCGCCGGTTTCGTCGAGGTGATTCAGGACATCGACGCTGAATTGCGCGAGACCGGGGTGCGCGGTCCGTTGCCGCCGCTGGAACCTCGACCGCGCAAGCGCCGGACCCGTTCGACGCGCCGTCGCCAGGATGTTCCGGACCTGCCACGAAAGACGGTGTCACGCAACACGATCCGCGACGCCTATGCGGGCGGCCACCGTCCCGGCATGTTGATCACCTTGACCATGCCGTCCTACGGGCGGATCAACCGCGATGGCGCCCGCGACGCTGACGGCAAGGTGTGTTCGGACGGTTCACCGTGCCGACCGCAGGACTACGACTACACCCGTGCCGCCCGCGACATCGTTCACGTCGGCCGATTGTTCGACCGGTGGATTCAGAACATGCGCCGCGCGGTCGGCCGTGATCTCCAGTACTTCGCGGTGGTCGAACCGCAGCGTCGCGGCGCCCCGCACCTGCATGTGCTGATCCGCACCGATCTGCCCCGGGAACTGGTCGTCAAGGTCACCGAAGCCACCTACCACCAAGTGTGGTGGCCACACTTCGACCACGAGGTCTACACCAGCGCCAACATGCCGGTCTGGGACGAGAAAGTGGGCACGTTCGTCGATCCCCGCACGCACCGCCCGTTGACCGGCTGGGACGCCGCCCTCGATGCCATGGACGCGGTCGACGTCCTGGAACCCGCACATGAGGTCCGCTTCGGCGTCCAGATCGATCCCCGCCACATCCGGGGCGTCATCGCTGGCGAGCAGGCCGACAAGGCCATCCGCTACGTCACCAAATACCTGACCAAGTCGATCGCGGAAATCGTTGAACCGCAATCGGTTCGCGCCGCCGAACACTACGACCGGCTACACGCCGAACTGTGCCACACGCCGTGTTCGCCCCGCTGCGGGGTGTGGCTGCGCTACGGCATCGTCCCCAAAGGCGCGACCGCGAAAACGATCCCGGGTCGCTGCCGCGGTAAGGCACACCGCCGAGACACCCTCGGCCTGCCCGGTCGTCGCGTGCTGGTCTCGCGCCGCTGGACCGGCAAGACCCTGCCCGACCATCGCGCCGACCGCACCGAATTCGTTCGGCAACTCCTCGCAGCGGTCGGCATCAGCAAACCCGACACCACACACCTGCGGATCACGCCGGTCGAACCCGGAGACCAGCATTGCCCGCCTCGCGAACACCTGATCACGGCCGCCATCGCTCAACGAACACGCGACCGCGCCGAATACCTCAACGCGCTACTCGCGGCCAGTCCACCAGGGACACAAGAACATTCGGCAATAGAGAAAGCGGCATAG
- a CDS encoding sigma factor-like helix-turn-helix DNA-binding protein → MADVDDFEQVRNDPDPIRRGQRATDLMTVYQQRATELARLRKAAIEEAHRVRGMSYTEIAEQLGLTKGRISQIRTTAPRPERAFFGVGPVAIGIPRRFGFEEGRERPFFDANDQATQESIEAILTRLSLTTNRFAIDPDREDMPSGDAVIICGPKSAPIARRLLERDPILNFERTDEGWWITDASTGQRHQSPYRRDDVTRTDIGYFSRRVEDNRVLVHIAGIMSVGSHGVAQWLDRHLPEVYDESATFVSGIIECDFTADFAVTDSRLLVGPYATALV, encoded by the coding sequence GTGGCTGACGTTGATGACTTTGAGCAGGTCCGGAACGACCCGGACCCAATCCGACGTGGCCAGCGAGCAACCGACTTGATGACCGTCTATCAGCAGCGCGCCACGGAACTCGCTCGCCTGCGCAAAGCGGCGATCGAAGAGGCTCATCGTGTACGAGGTATGAGCTATACAGAGATCGCTGAGCAGTTGGGGCTTACGAAGGGGCGGATCAGTCAGATTCGAACTACAGCGCCACGGCCGGAGCGCGCCTTCTTCGGCGTCGGACCGGTGGCTATAGGGATTCCGCGGCGCTTCGGCTTCGAGGAAGGCCGGGAACGTCCGTTCTTCGATGCCAATGATCAGGCCACCCAGGAATCGATCGAAGCCATACTCACCCGATTGTCATTGACCACCAACCGTTTTGCGATCGACCCTGATCGTGAGGACATGCCGTCCGGAGATGCGGTCATCATCTGCGGCCCCAAGTCTGCCCCGATCGCGCGTCGGCTATTGGAACGAGATCCGATCTTGAATTTCGAACGGACCGACGAAGGATGGTGGATTACCGACGCCAGTACCGGCCAACGGCATCAATCGCCCTATCGCCGGGACGACGTGACGCGCACCGACATCGGCTACTTCTCCCGACGCGTTGAAGACAATCGCGTTCTTGTGCATATAGCTGGCATTATGAGCGTTGGCTCTCATGGCGTGGCACAGTGGCTCGACCGCCATCTACCCGAGGTCTATGACGAGTCAGCGACCTTTGTGAGTGGAATCATCGAGTGCGACTTCACCGCGGACTTCGCTGTGACGGACAGTCGCCTGTTGGTCGGCCCTTACGCCACCGCCCTGGTATGA
- a CDS encoding FtsK/SpoIIIE domain-containing protein, with protein sequence MSILPTMLAAGAVTGLITPIALSCLKFREPDLVAVESIVAAAPVELWTAVFVLADPVQTDLMLSAVGLGSVEKGFPVLDAYAYTPHGLDVDFLMLAGQRRKDWASEDTLDAIANILGVPKVTAVVPSPGWMRLEVRVFDTLATSAALPTVVPDDVDLTAVPTGIFEDGTDWTVPVQGRHVLVGGEMGSGKTGFLGALVNGMGPAIASGRVELRVIDPKGGMGLGWLEQLCTRFECTTPELMIGLLEETVTDMQEAALGYRAAGTDKPIPTPDNPLVVTIIDEAATLAAFTDPQLMARYARAHGLLLSQGRAPLFSVIETVIDPSKDNVPQRQLLPYRIGLRMAEPTQVAMIHGHGARDRGSRCDEIPHTTPGVCYVQEDGTAGFRRARVYQVTPEDMARIAERFRPRPRPINLADFPERGRVA encoded by the coding sequence ATGTCGATCCTGCCCACCATGCTGGCGGCTGGCGCCGTGACCGGGCTCATCACACCGATCGCGTTGTCCTGCCTGAAGTTTCGTGAACCTGACCTGGTCGCTGTCGAGTCCATCGTGGCCGCGGCTCCGGTGGAGCTGTGGACGGCGGTGTTCGTGCTGGCCGACCCGGTGCAAACGGACCTGATGCTGTCCGCGGTCGGGCTCGGGTCGGTGGAGAAGGGTTTCCCGGTCCTGGATGCCTACGCCTACACCCCGCACGGACTGGACGTGGATTTCCTGATGCTGGCAGGTCAGCGGCGTAAGGACTGGGCCAGCGAGGACACCTTGGATGCGATCGCGAACATCCTCGGTGTGCCGAAGGTGACGGCGGTCGTGCCGTCGCCGGGGTGGATGCGGTTGGAGGTGCGGGTATTCGACACCCTCGCTACCTCGGCAGCGTTGCCGACGGTGGTCCCCGATGACGTGGACCTCACAGCCGTACCCACCGGAATCTTCGAAGACGGCACCGACTGGACCGTCCCCGTGCAAGGGCGCCATGTCCTGGTCGGCGGCGAAATGGGTTCAGGCAAAACCGGTTTCCTCGGCGCCCTGGTCAACGGCATGGGTCCAGCGATCGCGTCCGGACGGGTGGAACTGCGCGTGATCGACCCGAAGGGCGGCATGGGCTTGGGTTGGCTGGAGCAGCTGTGCACCCGATTCGAATGCACCACACCGGAATTGATGATCGGGTTGTTGGAGGAGACGGTCACCGACATGCAGGAAGCCGCCCTCGGCTACCGCGCCGCGGGGACCGACAAACCGATCCCGACACCGGACAACCCGCTGGTCGTCACGATCATCGATGAGGCGGCCACGCTTGCGGCGTTCACCGACCCACAGCTGATGGCCCGCTACGCACGCGCGCATGGCCTGTTGCTGTCCCAGGGGCGGGCGCCGCTGTTCTCGGTCATCGAAACGGTGATCGATCCGTCGAAAGACAATGTGCCCCAACGCCAATTGCTGCCCTACCGGATCGGGCTGCGGATGGCCGAACCAACCCAGGTCGCCATGATCCACGGCCACGGCGCCCGCGACCGCGGTTCACGCTGCGACGAGATCCCGCACACCACACCAGGAGTCTGCTACGTGCAGGAGGACGGCACCGCCGGTTTCCGCCGCGCCCGCGTCTACCAGGTGACACCCGAGGATATGGCACGGATCGCCGAACGGTTCCGGCCGCGTCCGCGTCCGATCAACCTCGCCGATTTCCCGGAGCGGGGGCGAGTGGCATGA
- a CDS encoding PP2C family serine/threonine-protein phosphatase: MKIAVARLPMRSGDDRVFTTDRGAIILDGATSFDPDVPSASEYVDVLGAELLRRLDGADDLETILADAISTTARRLKLDCGSAPSSTVALVRIGNDAIDVLVLGDSSVVVGRNDQSYRVVTDERLAGLNLPETDQYRARLKSGGGYDETHRALLRALQNRQRGRRNHDGGYWIAEADPGAAKHAFRQRFSVDETSWIVMATDGVSNLLAPLKVSWPEVAQLDDDNLARLLAWCHEWEAVTDPNGQQQPRAKRHDDKALAVIRL, encoded by the coding sequence ATGAAAATCGCTGTTGCCCGTCTCCCGATGCGATCAGGCGACGACCGCGTATTCACCACTGATAGGGGAGCGATAATCCTTGATGGTGCAACGTCATTCGATCCCGACGTTCCATCCGCCAGTGAATATGTTGACGTTCTCGGAGCAGAACTACTTCGGCGGCTCGATGGGGCTGACGACTTAGAGACCATACTCGCCGACGCCATCTCGACGACGGCACGTCGACTCAAGCTCGACTGCGGTTCAGCGCCATCGAGTACGGTCGCGCTAGTGCGCATCGGCAATGACGCAATAGACGTTCTAGTACTTGGTGATTCATCCGTCGTAGTAGGTCGAAATGATCAGTCGTATCGGGTCGTCACGGATGAACGCCTTGCCGGGTTGAACCTGCCGGAAACGGATCAGTACCGAGCACGTCTGAAGTCCGGCGGCGGCTATGACGAAACCCATCGAGCTTTACTACGCGCCCTTCAGAATCGCCAACGCGGTCGACGCAATCATGACGGCGGCTATTGGATCGCGGAGGCCGATCCTGGAGCAGCGAAACATGCATTCCGTCAACGCTTTTCGGTCGACGAGACCAGCTGGATCGTGATGGCTACCGATGGTGTGTCTAATCTACTTGCCCCGCTAAAGGTTTCATGGCCCGAGGTTGCGCAACTTGACGACGATAACCTTGCGCGCCTTCTCGCATGGTGTCACGAATGGGAAGCAGTCACAGACCCCAACGGGCAGCAACAACCGCGCGCGAAACGACATGACGACAAGGCGCTTGCTGTCATCCGGCTCTAG
- the purE gene encoding 5-(carboxyamino)imidazole ribonucleotide mutase, with protein sequence MTEPQVGLIMGSDSDWPTMEAAADALAEFGIRFEVGVVSAHRTPQRMLDYARAAAGRGIKVIIAGAGGAAHLPGMVASATPLPVIGVPVPLKYLDGMDSLLSIVQMPAGVPVATVSIGGARNAGLLAVRILAAADADLRARMEEFQAGLEQLVLEKDDALRRKLLGS encoded by the coding sequence ATGACTGAACCGCAGGTCGGCCTGATCATGGGCAGCGACTCCGACTGGCCGACCATGGAGGCGGCGGCGGATGCGTTGGCGGAGTTCGGAATTCGCTTCGAGGTGGGGGTGGTTTCGGCGCACCGCACACCGCAGCGGATGCTCGACTACGCGCGGGCCGCCGCCGGCCGTGGCATCAAGGTGATCATCGCGGGCGCGGGCGGTGCCGCCCATCTGCCCGGCATGGTCGCCTCGGCGACCCCGCTGCCGGTGATCGGTGTCCCGGTGCCGCTGAAGTATCTCGACGGCATGGATTCGCTGCTGTCGATCGTGCAGATGCCCGCGGGCGTCCCGGTGGCGACGGTCTCGATCGGCGGCGCCCGCAACGCGGGCCTGCTCGCCGTCCGCATCCTGGCCGCCGCCGACGCGGACCTGCGCGCCCGGATGGAAGAGTTCCAGGCGGGTCTGGAACAACTGGTCCTGGAGAAGGACGACGCCCTCCGCCGCAAACTGCTGGGCTCGTAA
- a CDS encoding DUF6875 domain-containing protein: MTKIVIGPRSGMNWIPLSSIEKPCPFAGSAVGVVRAWVEDHLTSSAPELGRDGPICPYVGPSIRRDLMWVGRIPGIRPLPDFVRLVLADALEVFPRLPPVDGGAAVLRTLITALPDLCDHSLIDELHAELKTEFVARATMLGQFYPGCAQPGLWNKDFHPLDAPIPMLVVRSMMATDFPFLLERPEWMSAYVKKFAPALPAHVRHAVVRRLTANPDTKVAAYRAAPDDEPMPAGRRAD; this comes from the coding sequence ATGACCAAGATCGTTATCGGACCGCGGTCGGGGATGAATTGGATCCCGCTGTCCAGTATCGAGAAACCGTGCCCATTCGCCGGATCCGCCGTTGGGGTGGTACGGGCGTGGGTCGAAGATCATTTGACGAGCAGTGCGCCGGAGCTCGGGCGCGATGGGCCCATCTGTCCGTACGTCGGGCCGTCGATTCGCCGAGATCTCATGTGGGTCGGCCGGATTCCGGGTATCCGGCCGCTGCCGGACTTCGTGCGCCTGGTGCTTGCCGATGCGCTGGAGGTCTTTCCGAGGCTGCCGCCCGTCGACGGCGGGGCGGCGGTGCTGCGCACGCTGATCACCGCACTGCCGGATCTGTGCGACCACTCGCTGATCGACGAGCTGCATGCCGAACTCAAGACCGAATTCGTCGCGCGCGCAACGATGCTCGGCCAGTTCTACCCCGGCTGCGCGCAACCGGGCCTGTGGAACAAGGATTTTCACCCGCTGGACGCGCCGATCCCGATGCTGGTGGTGCGCAGCATGATGGCCACCGATTTTCCCTTCCTGCTGGAGCGGCCGGAGTGGATGTCGGCCTATGTCAAGAAGTTCGCACCCGCGCTGCCCGCACACGTGCGACATGCGGTGGTGCGCCGGTTGACGGCGAATCCGGACACGAAGGTGGCGGCCTACCGCGCCGCGCCGGACGACGAGCCGATGCCCGCCGGGCGCCGCGCCGACTGA
- a CDS encoding acyl-CoA dehydrogenase has translation MAGNPDFDLFKLEDFHEELRAAIRGLAEKEIAPHAKDVDGNSRFPEEALTALNAAGFNAVHVPEAYGGQGADSVATCIVIEEVARVCGSSSLIPAVNKLGTMGLILNGSEELKQKVLPDIVEGQMASYALSEREAGSDAASMRTRAKQEGDDWIINGSKCWITNGGKSSWYTVMAVTDADKGANGISAFLVHKDDEGFVVGPLEHKLGIKGSPTAELYFENCRVPGDRIIGEPGTGFKTALQTLDHTRPTIGAQAVGLAQGALDAAIAYTKDRKQFGKSIADFQNTQFMLADMAMKVEAARLMVYTSAARAERGEKNLGFISAAAKCFASDVAMEVTTNAVQLFGGAGYTTDFPVERMMRDAKITQIYEGTNQIQRVVMSRALLR, from the coding sequence ATGGCGGGAAATCCGGATTTCGACCTGTTCAAACTCGAGGACTTCCACGAGGAACTGCGCGCGGCCATCCGCGGCCTGGCGGAGAAGGAAATCGCACCGCACGCCAAGGACGTCGACGGCAACTCCCGCTTCCCGGAGGAGGCGCTCACCGCGCTCAACGCCGCGGGCTTCAACGCGGTGCACGTGCCCGAGGCATACGGCGGCCAGGGCGCCGACTCGGTCGCCACCTGCATCGTGATCGAGGAGGTCGCCCGGGTCTGCGGTTCGTCCTCGCTGATCCCGGCGGTCAACAAGCTCGGCACCATGGGCCTGATCCTCAACGGCTCCGAGGAGCTCAAGCAGAAGGTGCTGCCGGATATCGTCGAGGGGCAGATGGCCTCCTACGCGCTGTCCGAGCGCGAGGCCGGCTCCGATGCGGCCAGCATGCGCACCCGGGCCAAGCAGGAGGGTGACGACTGGATCATCAACGGCTCCAAGTGCTGGATCACCAACGGCGGCAAGTCTTCCTGGTACACCGTCATGGCCGTGACCGATGCGGACAAGGGCGCCAACGGTATTTCGGCGTTCCTGGTCCACAAGGACGACGAGGGCTTCGTGGTCGGCCCGCTGGAACACAAGCTCGGCATCAAGGGATCGCCAACGGCCGAACTGTATTTCGAGAACTGCCGGGTGCCGGGTGACCGGATCATCGGCGAGCCGGGCACCGGTTTCAAGACCGCGCTGCAGACCCTGGACCACACCCGCCCGACCATCGGCGCGCAGGCGGTCGGCCTGGCGCAGGGCGCGCTGGACGCGGCCATCGCATATACCAAGGACCGCAAGCAGTTCGGCAAGTCCATCGCCGACTTCCAGAACACCCAGTTCATGCTCGCCGATATGGCGATGAAGGTCGAGGCCGCCCGCCTGATGGTGTACACCTCGGCCGCGCGCGCCGAGCGTGGTGAAAAGAACCTCGGCTTCATCTCCGCTGCCGCAAAGTGTTTCGCCTCCGACGTGGCCATGGAGGTCACCACCAACGCGGTGCAGCTGTTCGGCGGCGCGGGCTACACCACCGACTTCCCGGTGGAGCGGATGATGCGCGACGCCAAGATCACCCAGATCTACGAGGGCACCAACCAGATCCAGCGCGTGGTGATGTCGCGGGCGCTGCTGCGCTGA
- a CDS encoding TetR family transcriptional regulator, translated as MTPEASADAARFRLTVVDQALRLFAEKGYEATTVDEIAEAAGISRRTFFRQFRSKEDVIFADHESQLSQAAAYLAAAHEDPWEAVCAAVVQVFERFTQWREIAARRYQVVRRVPALREREIVTVFRYERLFTDYLRRRLPDVPDLARVQFTAAVTATHNYLLRRMVRGESDAGAMDLRAELAAIPRGPAAHSSDEVVVAVFPRDMPPRQLAELLSSRLGNL; from the coding sequence ATGACTCCCGAGGCCAGCGCTGACGCGGCCAGGTTCCGGTTGACCGTTGTCGATCAGGCGTTGCGGTTGTTCGCCGAGAAGGGGTATGAGGCGACGACCGTTGACGAGATCGCGGAGGCGGCCGGGATTTCGCGGCGCACCTTCTTCCGGCAGTTCCGGTCGAAGGAGGATGTGATCTTCGCCGACCACGAGTCGCAGCTGTCGCAGGCGGCGGCGTATCTGGCCGCGGCGCACGAGGATCCGTGGGAGGCGGTGTGCGCCGCGGTGGTTCAGGTCTTCGAGCGATTCACGCAGTGGCGCGAGATCGCGGCGCGGCGGTATCAGGTGGTGCGCCGGGTGCCCGCGCTGCGCGAGCGCGAGATCGTGACGGTGTTCCGGTACGAGCGGTTGTTCACCGACTATCTGCGCAGGCGGCTGCCCGATGTGCCGGATCTGGCGCGGGTGCAGTTCACGGCCGCGGTCACCGCGACGCACAACTATTTGCTGCGGCGGATGGTGCGCGGGGAATCGGATGCGGGTGCGATGGATCTGCGGGCGGAACTGGCCGCGATTCCGCGCGGGCCGGCGGCGCACTCGTCCGATGAGGTGGTCGTCGCGGTCTTTCCCAGGGATATGCCGCCGCGGCAGCTCGCCGAGCTGCTGAGCAGCAGGCTGGGTAATCTGTGA